From Rhodococcus sp. B7740, one genomic window encodes:
- a CDS encoding acyl-CoA dehydrogenase family protein has protein sequence MAIDLTYDPDIEKLIDRTRTFTRNHVLPIEDRFLGNVADAGGDDLRIEMQAAAKDAGVFAPHAPVEYGGHGLSMSDRAPVFEEAGYSLFGPIALNLGAPDEGNVHMLAHIASAAQKEQFLAPLARGDVRSAFAMTEPAPGAGSDPAALTTAAERVEGGWKINGHKWFITGADGAGFFIIMARTSGAPGDRGGATMFLAPADTAGIRVGRHIGTLDKAMIGGHCEVFFENAFVPDENVLGAVDEGFAYAQVRLGPARMTHVMRWLGASRRAHDIAVAQVARREGFGGKLGDLGMVQKMVADNEIDIAATRALLTVACFELDRGGHAANETSIAKTFAAEAIFRIVDRSIQMCGGLGVSDDLPLARLSREVRPFRVYDGPSEVHRWAIAKRTIGAAKRAAREAQA, from the coding sequence CGATCTGACGTACGACCCCGACATCGAGAAGCTGATCGATCGGACACGCACGTTCACCCGCAATCATGTGCTTCCCATCGAAGACCGATTCCTGGGCAACGTCGCCGACGCCGGAGGTGACGATCTACGCATCGAGATGCAGGCGGCCGCCAAGGACGCAGGCGTGTTCGCGCCGCACGCGCCGGTCGAGTACGGCGGCCACGGGCTGTCGATGAGCGACCGGGCACCGGTGTTCGAGGAAGCCGGATACTCGCTGTTCGGTCCGATCGCCCTCAACCTCGGAGCCCCCGACGAAGGCAACGTGCACATGCTCGCTCACATCGCGTCGGCAGCGCAGAAAGAGCAGTTTCTCGCTCCGCTCGCGCGCGGCGACGTGCGGTCGGCTTTCGCGATGACCGAACCCGCGCCGGGTGCCGGTTCCGATCCCGCGGCACTCACCACCGCCGCCGAGCGAGTCGAGGGTGGCTGGAAGATCAACGGGCACAAGTGGTTCATCACCGGAGCCGACGGCGCAGGCTTCTTCATCATCATGGCCCGCACCTCGGGCGCGCCCGGCGATCGCGGCGGGGCCACGATGTTCCTGGCACCCGCCGACACCGCGGGAATCAGGGTCGGCCGACACATCGGTACTTTGGACAAAGCGATGATCGGCGGTCACTGCGAGGTGTTCTTCGAGAACGCGTTCGTGCCCGACGAGAACGTGCTCGGTGCCGTCGACGAGGGATTCGCTTACGCCCAGGTTCGATTGGGCCCTGCCCGGATGACGCACGTGATGCGCTGGCTCGGAGCCTCCCGCCGTGCGCACGACATCGCCGTCGCGCAGGTTGCCCGGCGCGAGGGATTCGGCGGAAAGCTCGGAGACCTCGGCATGGTGCAGAAGATGGTCGCGGACAACGAGATCGACATCGCGGCCACCAGGGCGCTGCTGACGGTGGCGTGCTTCGAGTTGGATCGAGGTGGGCACGCGGCCAACGAGACGTCGATCGCGAAGACGTTCGCTGCCGAGGCCATCTTCCGTATCGTCGACCGCAGTATCCAGATGTGCGGCGGCCTCGGGGTTTCCGACGATCTTCCGTTGGCCAGGCTCTCCCGCGAAGTACGCCCGTTCCGGGTCTACGACGGCCCGTCCGAGGTACACCGGTGGGCCATCGCCAAGCGGACGATCGGTGCTGCCAAGCGCGCAGCGCGGGAGGCACAGGCGTGA
- a CDS encoding phosphotransferase family protein, producing the protein MSELPGMNLVALERFLREHGIDVDGALSVEMISGGRSNLTYRAFDDTSTWVVRRPPTSGLTPSAHDMAREWAVTEALAGTDVPVARTVAFDRDGSTLGAPMTVVEFVPGRVVRTREDLDDLTDEQVTANAAELVRVLARLHAVDPDAVGLGTFGRPDGFVARQVATWARQWDRVKTRDLPDVDRLHRALEAAVPAGSASSIVHGDYRVDNTILDADDVGSVAAVVDWEMSTLGDPLTDVALMCIYRQPVFDAVLGADAAWTSDRYPSAADLAQHYAVESGRELHDWGFYLALANFKLGVIGEGITHRALSGSDTGAGAGNAAEATGEFIAAGLRALAGATD; encoded by the coding sequence GTGAGCGAACTGCCCGGTATGAATCTCGTTGCGCTGGAGAGGTTTCTTCGAGAACACGGAATCGACGTCGACGGCGCATTGTCGGTCGAGATGATCAGCGGCGGTCGGTCCAATCTCACCTACCGGGCGTTCGACGACACCTCGACCTGGGTCGTCCGTCGACCTCCCACCAGTGGGCTGACGCCCTCCGCGCACGACATGGCCCGGGAATGGGCCGTCACCGAGGCGCTGGCGGGCACCGATGTACCGGTCGCTCGCACCGTCGCGTTCGACCGAGACGGTTCCACGTTGGGTGCGCCCATGACCGTCGTGGAGTTCGTCCCCGGCCGAGTGGTCCGCACGCGGGAAGATCTCGACGATCTGACGGACGAGCAGGTCACTGCCAACGCCGCGGAGCTGGTTCGAGTTCTCGCGCGACTGCATGCGGTGGATCCGGACGCCGTCGGCCTGGGTACCTTCGGCCGACCCGACGGTTTCGTCGCGCGGCAGGTCGCCACGTGGGCTCGGCAGTGGGACCGAGTCAAGACTCGCGACCTGCCCGATGTCGACCGATTGCATCGCGCGCTCGAAGCGGCGGTACCGGCGGGATCTGCGTCGTCCATCGTGCACGGCGACTATCGTGTCGACAACACCATTCTCGACGCCGATGACGTCGGTTCCGTTGCTGCGGTGGTGGACTGGGAGATGTCGACGCTCGGTGATCCCCTGACCGACGTCGCACTGATGTGCATCTACCGCCAACCGGTCTTCGATGCGGTCCTCGGCGCAGACGCTGCATGGACGAGCGATCGATACCCGTCCGCGGCGGACCTCGCACAACACTACGCAGTGGAATCCGGTCGAGAACTTCATGATTGGGGCTTCTACCTCGCCCTGGCCAATTTCAAGCTCGGAGTGATCGGTGAGGGAATCACCCACCGCGCGCTGTCGGGCTCCGACACCGGGGCCGGTGCAGGCAATGCCGCGGAGGCCACCGGGGAGTTCATCGCGGCCGGGCTACGGGCACTCGCAGGAGCCACCGACTGA
- a CDS encoding arabinofuranosidase has product MVILAVAGLLFSAAGTGAAAPSVWRYTMVAFGNDSDRDMDVYESGDGTDFTALQTAAYRPPSGVVRDASIFRHTDGMYYVTYTTGGGANIGFARSSDRVNWTFLQNFPIPFCCAFLPGTGAGTGSASPSGFSGSAGFSDGPSLSPFTTKAWAPEWFVEGDRVSVIVSLSTGGGFVPYLMTALDPGLRMWSFPVPFVGIGADHIDTTVVKVGPTYHTFTKNETHKVIEHWTAPSSIGPYTLVPSRDFGPLKEGPTVIELPDGTWRLYYDDYTNRKYFYSDSTDGLNTWSEPRELPGVSDTVRHVGVMREPA; this is encoded by the coding sequence ATGGTGATCCTGGCGGTCGCCGGGTTGCTGTTCTCTGCTGCAGGAACCGGTGCCGCTGCACCCTCTGTGTGGCGCTACACGATGGTGGCGTTCGGTAACGACAGCGATCGAGACATGGATGTCTACGAATCCGGCGACGGCACCGATTTCACAGCGCTGCAGACAGCGGCGTACCGACCCCCGTCCGGAGTCGTGCGTGACGCGAGCATATTCCGGCACACCGACGGTATGTACTACGTGACGTACACGACCGGCGGCGGTGCGAACATCGGCTTCGCGCGCAGCAGTGACCGCGTGAACTGGACGTTCCTGCAGAACTTCCCGATTCCGTTCTGCTGCGCTTTCCTCCCGGGCACCGGAGCCGGTACCGGCTCGGCCAGCCCATCCGGGTTCAGCGGATCGGCCGGCTTCTCGGACGGACCGTCGTTGTCTCCGTTCACCACGAAGGCGTGGGCACCGGAGTGGTTCGTCGAGGGAGACCGTGTCAGCGTCATCGTGTCCCTGTCCACCGGCGGTGGGTTCGTGCCGTATCTGATGACGGCCCTGGATCCGGGCCTGAGGATGTGGAGCTTTCCGGTTCCGTTCGTCGGCATCGGAGCCGACCACATCGACACCACTGTGGTGAAAGTGGGGCCGACCTATCACACGTTCACCAAGAACGAGACCCACAAGGTCATCGAACACTGGACGGCGCCGTCGTCGATCGGTCCGTACACCCTCGTCCCCAGCCGCGATTTCGGGCCACTGAAAGAAGGTCCGACCGTCATCGAATTACCCGACGGTACATGGCGGTTGTACTACGACGACTACACCAACAGAAAGTACTTCTACTCCGACAGCACCGACGGGTTGAACACCTGGTCCGAGCCTCGGGAACTCCCGGGTGTGTCGGACACCGTCCGTCACGTCGGTGTGATGAGAGAGCCCGCCTGA
- a CDS encoding sensor domain-containing protein codes for MESGERNSVGDPDSRAASPGLADRYRVLVEHSPDAIGVHRRGVMVYLNPAGMKYLRARSAADVIGRPITAFIAPESVGPMLERIAALDRHGTASAASEATVLALDGTVLTMEAVSVRTVWNGEPAYQVILRDLTEHKAAQRALQKQAALVEHVSDAIIGVSADGLVSSWNPAAESVYGRPAADVLGRSVSHAVGVPCDPAAILGLGGRLCESHRHADGSALAVMVSAAQMPDGYVLVCADQSAVRRVEEHFTAVVESLEAGVVVLDHSGRIESANLAAKTILDIQVGMATAGQASVLPFRVYGTDEGPIEPHEHPVAVTSKTGQPCQAVIGIERRRDGRHFWLSLTATMLTASDPTPSVVATFVDITDTYRMSMKLEHAATHDDLTGLPNRPLILARLDEQLSESDREDSMAVLFIDLDNFKTINDLYGHTVGDAVLGVVADRLTRALPAEAFVGRIGGDEFVAVVSHCVGTEADDVRAELATPITVAGRVLTVTASIGGVTVDRDDTRSALDILDDADHEMYQAKPITQYISHS; via the coding sequence ATGGAATCAGGGGAGCGCAACAGCGTCGGCGACCCTGATTCACGTGCAGCGTCGCCAGGACTGGCGGATCGATATCGGGTTCTCGTCGAACATTCACCGGATGCGATCGGAGTCCACCGACGAGGCGTGATGGTCTACCTCAACCCCGCCGGAATGAAGTATCTCCGTGCCCGGAGTGCCGCCGACGTCATCGGCCGCCCGATCACGGCGTTCATCGCCCCCGAGTCCGTTGGGCCCATGCTCGAACGGATCGCCGCCCTCGACAGGCACGGCACCGCCAGTGCAGCGTCGGAGGCGACGGTACTGGCCCTGGACGGGACGGTCCTGACAATGGAAGCGGTGTCGGTTCGCACGGTCTGGAACGGCGAGCCGGCATACCAGGTGATACTTCGGGATCTCACCGAGCACAAGGCTGCGCAGAGGGCGCTGCAGAAGCAAGCTGCACTGGTCGAGCACGTCAGCGACGCCATCATCGGGGTGTCCGCCGACGGTCTGGTGTCGAGTTGGAATCCCGCCGCCGAGTCGGTCTACGGACGACCGGCCGCGGACGTACTCGGGCGTAGCGTCTCGCATGCGGTGGGGGTGCCGTGCGATCCGGCGGCCATTCTCGGTCTCGGTGGTCGGCTGTGCGAGTCGCATCGGCACGCGGACGGATCGGCGCTGGCCGTGATGGTCTCCGCAGCCCAGATGCCCGACGGTTACGTGTTGGTCTGTGCCGACCAGAGCGCGGTGCGCAGAGTCGAGGAACACTTCACCGCCGTCGTGGAATCGCTGGAGGCGGGGGTGGTGGTCCTCGATCACTCCGGCCGCATCGAATCGGCGAACCTCGCAGCGAAGACGATTCTCGACATTCAGGTCGGAATGGCGACGGCAGGACAGGCGTCGGTCCTTCCGTTTCGCGTGTACGGCACCGACGAGGGGCCGATCGAGCCGCACGAGCACCCGGTCGCCGTCACCAGCAAGACCGGACAACCCTGCCAGGCCGTGATCGGAATCGAACGGCGCCGGGACGGCCGACACTTCTGGTTGTCCTTGACGGCGACGATGCTCACTGCATCCGACCCGACCCCCTCGGTCGTCGCGACGTTCGTCGACATCACCGACACCTATCGGATGAGCATGAAGCTCGAGCATGCGGCCACACACGACGACCTGACCGGCCTGCCGAACAGGCCGTTGATCCTGGCTCGTCTGGACGAGCAGTTGTCGGAGTCCGATCGCGAGGACTCGATGGCCGTGCTGTTCATCGACCTCGACAACTTCAAGACCATCAACGATCTGTACGGTCACACCGTCGGCGACGCCGTTCTGGGTGTGGTCGCAGACCGTCTGACGCGAGCCCTTCCGGCCGAGGCCTTCGTGGGGCGTATCGGAGGCGACGAGTTCGTGGCCGTCGTTTCGCACTGTGTGGGGACCGAGGCCGACGACGTACGCGCCGAACTCGCCACACCGATCACGGTCGCGGGGCGGGTGTTGACGGTGACTGCGAGCATCGGCGGCGTGACCGTCGACCGCGACGACACCCGAAGTGCCCTGGACATACTCGACGATGCCGATCACGAGATGTACCAGGCCAAGCCGATCACGCAGTATATTTCGCATTCATAA
- a CDS encoding beta-ketoacyl synthase N-terminal-like domain-containing protein, which translates to MSSHGIDITGIGALSGYGWGASALWDGLFTGKAAATLHHDQTRPGHNPVWLAKVPDGGDENDGSSRFGRALRGAAREAVEDALARGWQPGRRVGLIHAVVLGEVDEWRNFYLRDGGERRVRDYLTLMPSTPVSLLMQEYGFHGPAMNVSAMCASGNAGLLTAKMWLDTAFVDDVVFVATDLSLTPENIDHFVKLGVGVVDVEPQEGCRPFQEGSRGFGMGEAATAFVLSTRSSASYARVLGGSMTHDAFHATSIDPALTQVRDCFEQALADADVTAEQVRYLNAHGPGTAQCDAAETTMLETVLDSHAQVYSVKPLTGHCQGAASAIETISAVMGFERGLVPAAPQVSDAHPLLLDGFTAAEPGLTVKSSLGMGGHNSVVVLAPA; encoded by the coding sequence ATGAGCTCTCATGGCATCGACATCACCGGGATCGGCGCGCTGTCCGGCTACGGCTGGGGCGCATCCGCACTGTGGGACGGCCTCTTCACCGGCAAGGCGGCGGCCACCCTGCACCACGACCAGACCAGACCCGGGCACAATCCGGTGTGGCTCGCGAAAGTTCCCGACGGCGGGGACGAGAACGACGGATCGAGTCGATTCGGGCGTGCACTTCGCGGGGCCGCACGCGAAGCCGTCGAAGATGCGTTGGCGCGTGGCTGGCAGCCGGGTCGACGGGTGGGTCTGATCCATGCCGTCGTCCTGGGTGAAGTGGACGAGTGGCGCAACTTCTATCTGCGCGACGGCGGAGAACGCCGTGTTCGGGACTACCTGACGCTGATGCCGTCTACCCCGGTGTCGCTGTTGATGCAGGAATACGGCTTTCACGGCCCGGCGATGAACGTCTCGGCGATGTGCGCGTCGGGCAACGCCGGTCTGCTCACCGCCAAGATGTGGCTCGATACGGCATTCGTCGACGACGTGGTGTTCGTCGCCACGGATCTGTCCCTGACTCCGGAGAACATCGACCACTTCGTCAAGCTCGGCGTCGGTGTCGTGGACGTGGAGCCGCAGGAAGGCTGCCGGCCGTTCCAAGAAGGTAGCCGCGGTTTCGGAATGGGCGAGGCCGCAACGGCATTCGTACTGTCGACGCGCAGTTCGGCGTCGTACGCACGGGTGCTGGGCGGTTCGATGACACACGACGCGTTTCACGCCACCTCGATCGACCCTGCGCTCACCCAGGTGCGGGACTGCTTCGAGCAGGCCTTGGCCGACGCCGACGTCACTGCCGAGCAGGTGCGGTATCTCAACGCCCACGGACCCGGCACCGCGCAGTGCGATGCAGCGGAAACCACCATGTTGGAGACGGTGCTGGACTCCCACGCGCAGGTGTATTCGGTGAAGCCGTTGACCGGACATTGCCAAGGCGCGGCGTCGGCGATCGAAACCATCTCTGCGGTGATGGGATTCGAGCGTGGACTCGTGCCCGCAGCCCCGCAGGTATCCGACGCGCACCCGTTGCTGCTCGACGGTTTCACCGCTGCGGAGCCCGGCTTGACCGTCAAATCGTCCCTGGGAATGGGCGGACACAACTCGGTGGTGGTGCTGGCACCGGCATGA
- a CDS encoding zinc-ribbon domain-containing protein yields the protein MFLLFGFGSKRKHVGPGSTRTCPRCHNATQWARMKQYQQFTLFFVPVARWKRVQFEQCGICGEAVSV from the coding sequence ATGTTCCTACTCTTCGGTTTCGGCAGCAAGCGCAAACACGTCGGCCCAGGCTCGACGCGGACCTGCCCGCGGTGCCACAACGCCACGCAGTGGGCGCGCATGAAGCAGTACCAGCAATTCACGCTGTTCTTCGTCCCCGTTGCTCGGTGGAAGCGGGTCCAGTTCGAGCAGTGCGGAATCTGTGGCGAGGCAGTGTCGGTGTGA
- the fdhA gene encoding formaldehyde dehydrogenase, glutathione-independent — translation MADNRAVTYAGPGKVEVQDIAFPGLELTDGPGVNPANVGRKCEHGVILKVVSTNICGSDQHMVRGRTTAPEGLVLGHEITGEIVEVGRDVEFLKVGDICSVPFNIACGRCRNCKERKTGICLNVNPDRPGSAFGYVDMGGWVGGQAEYVMAPYADFNLLKFPDRDQALEKILDLTMLSDIFPTGFHGAVTAGVKPGATVYIAGAGPVGLAAAVGAQLLGASVVIVGDMNADRLAQARTFGCETVDVGKGAPQDQIEQILGVPEVDAAVDAVGFEARGHGGDSSREAPATVLNSLMDITTAGGGIGIPGLYVTGDPGGVDEAAQRGALSLSLGTGWAKSLSFATGQCPVMSYHRELMNAILKERVSIAKAVNATVITLDDAPRGYREFDSGVAQKFVIDPHGMIAS, via the coding sequence ATGGCAGACAACAGAGCAGTGACGTACGCAGGACCAGGCAAGGTAGAGGTGCAGGACATCGCTTTTCCGGGCCTGGAGTTGACCGACGGCCCCGGAGTGAATCCGGCCAACGTCGGACGCAAGTGCGAGCACGGAGTGATTCTGAAGGTCGTCTCGACCAACATCTGCGGCAGTGACCAGCACATGGTTCGTGGGCGCACGACCGCGCCCGAGGGGCTGGTGCTCGGCCACGAGATCACCGGCGAAATCGTCGAGGTCGGACGCGACGTCGAGTTCCTGAAGGTGGGGGACATCTGCTCGGTTCCGTTCAACATCGCCTGCGGGCGGTGTCGAAACTGCAAGGAGCGCAAGACCGGAATCTGTCTCAACGTCAACCCCGATCGACCTGGCTCGGCCTTCGGCTACGTCGACATGGGCGGGTGGGTGGGCGGACAAGCCGAGTACGTCATGGCACCGTACGCAGACTTCAACCTGCTGAAGTTCCCCGATCGTGATCAGGCTCTGGAGAAGATTCTCGACCTGACCATGCTCTCGGACATCTTCCCCACCGGCTTCCACGGAGCGGTCACCGCAGGAGTCAAACCCGGTGCGACGGTGTACATCGCGGGCGCGGGACCGGTCGGCCTCGCTGCTGCGGTCGGTGCGCAGTTGCTGGGAGCGTCGGTGGTGATCGTGGGCGACATGAACGCCGACCGGTTGGCCCAGGCGCGAACGTTCGGCTGTGAGACCGTCGACGTGGGCAAGGGTGCACCGCAGGATCAGATCGAACAGATTCTCGGTGTGCCAGAGGTCGATGCCGCGGTGGATGCGGTGGGCTTCGAGGCCCGCGGTCACGGTGGAGATTCGTCGAGGGAGGCCCCGGCCACGGTTCTCAACTCGCTCATGGACATCACCACGGCAGGCGGCGGCATCGGCATCCCGGGGTTGTACGTGACCGGCGATCCCGGCGGCGTGGACGAGGCTGCTCAGCGCGGAGCTCTGTCGCTCAGCCTCGGCACCGGTTGGGCCAAGTCGCTGTCGTTCGCCACCGGGCAGTGCCCGGTGATGAGCTACCACCGCGAGTTGATGAATGCGATTCTGAAGGAACGTGTTTCGATCGCGAAGGCGGTGAACGCGACGGTCATCACCCTCGACGACGCACCGCGGGGCTACCGCGAATTCGACAGCGGAGTCGCTCAGAAATTCGTCATCGATCCACACGGCATGATCGCGAGCTGA
- the araB gene encoding ribulokinase, with the protein MPVDRYTVGVDFGTLSGRAVVVRVSDGTEIASAVHDYRHAVLEETLPDGTVRLPDAWALQVPDDYRDVLRRAVPAALAAAGIEAEQVVGIATDFTACTMVPTYADGTPLCEDPRFADRPHSYVKLWKHHAAQGQADRINELAARRGESWLPRYGGLISSEWEFAKALQIHEEDSEIYDAMDRWVEAADWIVWQLCGHYVRNACTAGYKGIYQDGHYPSVDFLTELAPGFGSFVADKLDQPLGELGSRAGTLTAEAARWTGLPEGIAVAVGNVDAHVTAPAAGAVEPGRMVAIMGTSTCHVMSSTVLKEVPGMCGVVDGGIVAGSFGYEAGQSGVGDIFGWFTRTSVPAAYSEAAAAAGESVHEHLTRLAQAQDVGEHGLVALDWHSGNRSVLVDHELSGLVVGTTLATRPEDTYRALLEATAFGTRVIVETFRNSGVPVEEFVVAGGLARNALLMQIYADVLRMPLSVIASAQGPALGSAIHAAVAAGCYPDVPVASKSMGKVHRAAFVPDESRSKAYDSLFEIYLGLHDRFGRDVPTMRRLRALRRDALTRRVDAR; encoded by the coding sequence ATGCCGGTTGACCGATACACGGTTGGGGTCGACTTCGGCACCCTGTCCGGACGCGCCGTCGTCGTTCGGGTGTCCGACGGCACCGAAATCGCCTCGGCAGTACATGATTACCGACACGCAGTGCTCGAGGAGACGCTGCCCGACGGCACGGTCCGATTGCCCGACGCATGGGCCCTGCAGGTACCGGACGACTATCGAGACGTCCTGCGTCGGGCGGTACCCGCCGCGCTGGCCGCTGCGGGCATCGAGGCCGAGCAGGTGGTCGGCATCGCCACCGACTTCACCGCGTGCACCATGGTGCCCACCTACGCCGACGGCACTCCGCTGTGCGAAGATCCGCGCTTCGCCGATCGACCGCACTCGTACGTGAAATTGTGGAAACACCATGCGGCACAGGGGCAGGCGGACCGCATCAACGAACTCGCCGCGCGTCGCGGTGAGAGTTGGCTGCCTCGTTACGGCGGACTGATCTCCTCGGAATGGGAGTTCGCCAAGGCACTGCAGATTCACGAGGAAGATTCCGAGATCTACGACGCGATGGACCGATGGGTCGAAGCCGCCGATTGGATCGTGTGGCAACTGTGCGGACACTACGTACGCAACGCCTGTACCGCCGGTTACAAGGGCATCTATCAGGACGGGCACTACCCGTCCGTGGACTTCCTCACCGAACTGGCACCGGGCTTCGGTTCCTTCGTCGCCGACAAGCTCGATCAGCCTCTGGGCGAGTTGGGTTCTCGTGCAGGTACGTTGACCGCCGAGGCTGCGCGATGGACCGGACTTCCCGAGGGCATAGCCGTCGCCGTCGGCAACGTCGATGCGCACGTGACGGCACCCGCGGCCGGAGCGGTGGAACCGGGCCGAATGGTCGCCATCATGGGGACCTCGACCTGCCACGTGATGAGCTCGACCGTCCTGAAGGAAGTTCCCGGCATGTGCGGGGTTGTGGACGGCGGAATCGTCGCCGGATCGTTCGGCTACGAGGCAGGCCAGAGCGGCGTAGGCGACATTTTCGGATGGTTCACGCGCACTTCGGTTCCCGCGGCGTACAGCGAGGCGGCTGCTGCGGCAGGTGAGTCGGTGCACGAGCACCTGACCCGCCTCGCGCAGGCGCAGGACGTGGGCGAGCACGGACTCGTCGCGCTCGATTGGCACAGCGGGAACCGGTCGGTTCTGGTCGATCACGAGCTCTCCGGCCTGGTCGTCGGGACAACGCTGGCCACGCGTCCCGAGGACACCTACCGTGCGCTGCTCGAAGCAACGGCATTCGGAACCCGCGTCATCGTGGAAACCTTCCGCAACAGTGGCGTCCCGGTCGAGGAGTTCGTCGTCGCCGGCGGGTTGGCACGCAACGCGCTGCTCATGCAGATCTACGCCGATGTGCTGCGAATGCCGTTGTCGGTCATCGCCTCCGCACAGGGACCTGCTCTGGGATCTGCCATCCACGCGGCGGTGGCGGCCGGGTGCTACCCGGACGTGCCCGTCGCCTCGAAGTCGATGGGCAAGGTACACCGGGCCGCTTTCGTGCCCGACGAATCGCGATCGAAAGCCTACGACTCCCTGTTCGAGATCTATCTGGGATTGCACGACCGGTTCGGCCGGGACGTGCCGACCATGCGCCGTCTGCGAGCACTGCGACGTGACGCGCTGACCCGAAGGGTGGATGCACGATGA
- a CDS encoding L-ribulose-5-phosphate 4-epimerase produces MTVVDDVREAIEQIRRDVCTLHAELMRYGLVVWTAGNVSARVPGRDLMVIKPSGVSYDDLTPGNMVVCDLYGKVVEGDHAPSSDTEAQAYVYRHLDHIGGVVHTHSPYAVAWAARGEPIPVVTTMCADEFGGDIPVGPFATIGDDSIGRGIVDTLADSRSPAVLMQNHGVFAVGPTARSAVKAAVMCEDVARSVHLSYQLGQPLRIPSASVDALYDRYQNVYGQR; encoded by the coding sequence ATGACCGTCGTCGACGACGTGCGCGAGGCCATCGAGCAGATCCGCCGCGACGTCTGCACCCTGCACGCCGAATTGATGCGGTACGGACTGGTCGTGTGGACGGCAGGCAACGTCTCGGCGCGGGTTCCGGGCCGGGATCTGATGGTCATCAAACCCAGTGGCGTCTCGTACGACGATCTCACGCCCGGCAACATGGTGGTGTGCGATCTGTACGGCAAGGTGGTCGAGGGTGACCATGCGCCGTCATCGGACACCGAAGCGCAGGCCTACGTCTACAGACACCTAGATCACATCGGCGGTGTGGTGCACACACATTCGCCGTACGCGGTGGCGTGGGCGGCCCGAGGAGAACCGATTCCCGTGGTCACCACGATGTGCGCGGACGAGTTCGGCGGAGACATCCCGGTCGGACCCTTCGCCACGATCGGCGACGACTCGATCGGCCGCGGCATCGTCGACACCCTCGCGGACAGTCGATCTCCCGCCGTGCTGATGCAGAACCACGGTGTGTTCGCGGTGGGACCCACCGCTCGATCGGCGGTGAAGGCGGCTGTCATGTGCGAGGACGTCGCGCGATCGGTACATCTGTCCTACCAACTGGGACAGCCACTTCGCATTCCGAGCGCATCGGTCGACGCGCTCTACGACCGCTATCAGAACGTCTACGGCCAGCGCTGA